A region from the Chitinophaga sp. Cy-1792 genome encodes:
- a CDS encoding bifunctional transcriptional activator/DNA repair enzyme AdaA, whose product MELSFDRMYQAAVEKDETFEGVFFTAVKTTGIFCRPSCRARKPKPENVEFYHTAKECILKGYRPCKVCQPLEMLNQTPEEIRLLLQDIAADPGKKYKDADLIKRGIEPHHIRRWFMKNHGITFHAYQRMLRINAAFKKIQQGDSVTEAAYDAGFESLSGFGDSFKNIFGVSPKKSKTQRVIDLKRLETPLGTMYACAVAEGICLLEFTDRKMLETEFKYLAKTLNATIVQGDNPHFARLESELASYFEGSRKTFTVPLFTPGSAFQQSVWQALQQVPYGITQSYKGLASDMKRPESIRAVANANGMNKISILIPCHRIIGTDGSLTGYGGGIWRKSWLLEFEKANS is encoded by the coding sequence ATGGAACTGAGTTTTGACCGAATGTACCAGGCTGCTGTTGAAAAGGATGAAACCTTTGAAGGCGTGTTTTTTACTGCCGTAAAAACAACAGGGATCTTCTGCCGGCCTTCCTGCCGCGCCCGGAAACCCAAACCGGAAAACGTGGAATTCTACCACACAGCAAAAGAATGTATCCTCAAAGGTTATAGACCCTGTAAAGTTTGCCAGCCACTGGAAATGCTTAACCAGACACCGGAAGAGATCCGGCTGCTACTGCAGGATATTGCTGCTGACCCGGGCAAAAAATACAAAGACGCAGACCTGATAAAAAGAGGCATTGAGCCACACCATATCCGCCGTTGGTTCATGAAAAACCACGGCATCACCTTTCATGCTTACCAACGTATGTTACGGATCAACGCTGCCTTTAAGAAGATCCAGCAGGGCGATTCCGTCACAGAAGCGGCTTATGATGCAGGATTTGAATCGCTCAGTGGTTTCGGTGATTCCTTTAAAAACATATTCGGCGTATCTCCCAAAAAAAGCAAAACCCAAAGAGTAATAGATCTCAAAAGACTGGAAACGCCTTTAGGTACAATGTATGCCTGCGCCGTAGCGGAAGGAATCTGCCTGCTCGAATTTACAGACAGGAAAATGCTGGAAACGGAATTCAAATATCTTGCTAAAACACTTAATGCCACCATTGTTCAGGGCGATAACCCCCACTTTGCCAGGTTAGAATCGGAACTGGCAAGCTATTTCGAAGGTTCACGCAAAACCTTTACTGTACCATTGTTTACACCGGGGTCTGCATTTCAGCAGTCGGTATGGCAGGCATTGCAGCAGGTGCCCTACGGCATTACCCAGTCCTACAAAGGCCTTGCCTCTGATATGAAGAGGCCGGAATCTATCCGTGCAGTGGCCAATGCCAACGGTATGAACAAGATTTCCATTCTCATCCCATGCCACCGTATTATTGGCACCGACGGATCGCTCACCGGCTATGGCGGTGGCATCTGGCGCAAAAGCTGGCTGCTGGAATTCGAAAAGGCAAACAGCTGA
- a CDS encoding DUF4465 domain-containing protein, which produces MKRTRFSKTLSAAILCFVVFVAASCSKQNDLSPVPAQSVETSAAGAKSLLSTTYTITFEGLSRSYMADTTSYGDNAYATWGGTQIAPYTHSPSNLKFAIKGAGGATPVNYWDGGFVVSDWNYQANIPGKTGDWWYSYLNQCSVYSGTSGSKNGGYGGSSNFAVMFGYVDFYNNTYATRPTMNFTSGSGQVNGMYVCLSSYTYGVILNGNTFSKPLKNVASGAGYLKLLAYGFNGSTPTNNGDPVEIYLARYSGGVAVEGPVTTWKYFDISDLGTVTRVEFNFEGNDSGSYGLNTPAYVCMDNVSVTL; this is translated from the coding sequence ATGAAAAGAACCCGATTTAGTAAAACCCTGTCAGCTGCAATCCTTTGTTTTGTAGTATTTGTAGCAGCTTCCTGTTCCAAGCAGAATGATTTGTCACCGGTGCCAGCCCAATCGGTGGAAACCAGTGCTGCCGGAGCAAAATCCTTATTGTCGACCACTTATACCATCACCTTCGAAGGACTTAGTCGCAGCTATATGGCTGACACGACCTCCTATGGTGATAATGCATATGCTACCTGGGGAGGCACGCAGATTGCGCCCTATACCCATTCACCTAGTAATCTGAAATTTGCCATCAAAGGTGCCGGCGGCGCTACGCCTGTAAATTACTGGGATGGCGGCTTTGTTGTTTCCGACTGGAACTACCAGGCCAACATACCAGGCAAAACCGGCGACTGGTGGTATTCCTATCTCAATCAGTGCAGCGTTTACAGCGGTACCAGTGGCTCCAAAAACGGCGGCTATGGTGGCAGCAGCAATTTCGCTGTAATGTTTGGATATGTAGACTTCTACAATAATACCTATGCTACCCGCCCTACCATGAACTTCACCAGTGGAAGCGGACAGGTAAACGGCATGTACGTTTGCCTTTCTTCGTACACATATGGTGTGATTCTGAACGGTAATACTTTTTCAAAACCTTTGAAAAATGTTGCCAGCGGAGCAGGTTACCTGAAATTACTGGCCTATGGCTTTAATGGCAGTACCCCTACCAATAACGGCGACCCGGTTGAAATATACCTGGCAAGGTACAGTGGTGGTGTTGCTGTTGAAGGTCCGGTTACTACATGGAAATACTTCGACATCTCAGACTTAGGCACCGTTACACGCGTTGAATTCAACTTTGAAGGCAACGACAGTGGTTCCTATGGCTTAAATACGCCAGCCTATGTTTGTATGGACAACGTCTCCGTGACATTGTAA
- a CDS encoding serine hydrolase — protein sequence MKKAILFLVVSLIVNSLKAQTDSEKLDEVMQAATNAHLFNGVALIARHDSILLFKGYGWRNYEQQIPHDTNSVFQIGSTTKPFTATVILWLREQHLLDLSDKLSKYFPSYRYGNQITIKNLLTHTSGIYNFTDQHYLANLADKPFHQRDFWKIVADKPLEFLPDTRFSYSNSNYMILGYIIEQVSGKSYEQMVREVIFEKAGMTHSGFDYRHLSSLYKSAGYDTLDLKAPQRARLSDSSATYAAGAMYTTAADLYRFSQAMYNNKIISQASQEEAFTPYKGNYGYGWYIEFAPGLKFMAHNGGIWGFQSHFKRIPQDHVSIILLRNEMLGFEDYAISLHRILYHDPNYYIPRPSVALTTDSMLPYIGEYQLKDKPAFKANVAVRDGNLYLTWTNLAPEKMYAEKTDQFFFKSYNCQIAYTRDPQGKITGFVAHNPGQDFPYEKIR from the coding sequence ATGAAAAAAGCTATACTCTTTTTAGTTGTTTCATTGATCGTAAATTCGTTGAAGGCGCAGACAGATAGTGAAAAGCTGGATGAAGTGATGCAGGCCGCCACCAACGCACACCTCTTCAATGGTGTGGCCCTGATTGCACGCCACGACAGCATCCTGCTGTTTAAAGGCTACGGCTGGAGAAATTACGAACAACAAATACCACACGATACCAATTCCGTCTTCCAGATAGGATCTACCACCAAACCTTTTACCGCAACGGTTATCCTCTGGCTACGGGAACAACACCTGCTCGACCTCTCGGATAAACTCAGTAAATATTTCCCCTCCTACCGGTACGGCAATCAGATCACCATCAAAAATCTGCTGACCCATACATCAGGTATCTACAACTTCACTGACCAGCATTATCTCGCCAATCTCGCAGACAAACCTTTCCACCAGCGGGATTTCTGGAAAATAGTGGCCGATAAACCGCTGGAGTTTCTACCAGATACCCGGTTCAGCTATAGCAACTCCAACTACATGATACTGGGCTATATTATCGAACAGGTATCAGGAAAATCCTATGAGCAGATGGTACGTGAGGTCATCTTTGAAAAAGCTGGCATGACGCATTCCGGATTCGATTACAGGCATTTATCCAGTCTGTATAAATCTGCAGGATATGATACCCTGGACCTGAAAGCACCGCAAAGAGCCCGCCTGAGCGACTCCAGCGCTACCTATGCTGCCGGAGCAATGTATACCACCGCAGCCGACCTGTATCGCTTCAGCCAGGCCATGTACAATAATAAAATTATCAGTCAGGCCTCACAGGAAGAAGCATTTACACCCTATAAAGGTAATTATGGCTATGGATGGTATATCGAATTTGCACCCGGATTAAAATTTATGGCACATAACGGTGGTATCTGGGGCTTCCAGTCGCATTTTAAAAGAATCCCGCAGGACCACGTTTCCATTATTCTGCTGCGCAATGAAATGCTGGGATTTGAAGATTATGCCATCAGTCTGCACAGGATCCTGTATCATGATCCCAACTACTATATACCACGCCCTTCCGTGGCACTCACAACAGATAGCATGCTGCCCTACATCGGGGAGTACCAGCTGAAAGATAAGCCTGCCTTTAAAGCAAATGTAGCCGTGAGAGACGGAAATCTGTACCTTACCTGGACCAACCTTGCACCAGAAAAAATGTACGCAGAGAAGACAGATCAATTCTTTTTCAAATCCTATAATTGTCAGATAGCCTATACAAGAGACCCACAGGGTAAGATCACAGGTTTTGTGGCCCATAATCCGGGACAGGATTTCCCTTATGAAAAGATTAGATAG
- a CDS encoding DUF6580 family putative transport protein, with translation MNTKTLTLNFFTVTVSILLAAVSRLLPHPPNFAPMLAIGIFGGALFAKKIWAFIIPIASIWISDLLINNIVYAAYFDHFVWFYDGFYWQYAVYAIVPLLSALLFGKTIKVSRIALMGIGAGILFFLVSNFGVWAGTNMYPHTSNGLLTCYIMGLPFLKGTILSNLFYSGILFGAYYVVERTTILSAPGAGYTWKWI, from the coding sequence ATGAATACTAAAACACTGACACTGAATTTCTTCACCGTAACAGTATCTATCCTGCTCGCGGCGGTATCCAGGCTCCTGCCCCATCCACCCAACTTTGCACCTATGCTGGCCATAGGTATTTTCGGCGGTGCGCTATTTGCAAAGAAAATATGGGCCTTTATCATTCCTATTGCTTCTATCTGGATCAGTGATCTCCTGATCAACAACATTGTATACGCCGCCTATTTCGATCATTTTGTATGGTTTTATGATGGCTTCTACTGGCAATATGCCGTATATGCCATCGTGCCACTGCTCTCTGCCCTGTTGTTTGGTAAAACGATCAAAGTATCCAGAATAGCGCTGATGGGCATAGGCGCAGGAATACTGTTCTTCCTGGTATCCAATTTCGGCGTATGGGCCGGTACCAATATGTACCCACATACGTCAAATGGCTTGCTGACCTGCTATATCATGGGATTGCCATTCCTGAAAGGCACGATCCTTAGCAACCTGTTTTACAGCGGTATTCTATTTGGCGCCTATTATGTTGTAGAGAGAACCACCATATTATCTGCTCCGGGAGCGGGTTATACCTGGAAATGGATTTAG
- a CDS encoding MFS transporter has product MTPTTSTINKWYALLIVLTAPLLYVIDIFIINIAIPAIQSGLHASDGEIQLVIAAYLLGSACFLITGARAGDYLGKKKVFFWGMCWFTLTSCLCGVCQTPAQLNIARFLQGVSSAFMVTQSISLIQVLFPDAGERAKAIGWYGITLSIAAIIGQMLGGYLAETAFLIAGWRLIFFINLPVGIAAMWAIHRYLHETEKTTQVQFDYSGALLLTASLGCLIYAITEGREQHWPWWSLGLPVLSIALMAVFIFLQKKKMRTGRQPLINLRLFKQPAFNIGLLAVLFHFMLHTAYLLMMAVFLQKGLGLSALACGACFIPHALLFMLSSVMASRLLVTYGRRVLQMGLLIILLAFLLHIFVGTDPQHPYLTVLFISLYGLGNGLVLPFLLNIVLDNVPVEDAGAASGIFSTFQQTASGLGISIIGGIFFAVVESRPVPQTYALALRYGLSAGIGCLLMVALMLAYLPAKATTNKETLMNHA; this is encoded by the coding sequence ATGACACCCACTACCTCTACCATCAACAAATGGTATGCACTGCTTATTGTCCTGACCGCACCACTACTTTATGTCATCGACATCTTTATCATCAACATTGCCATACCTGCCATTCAATCAGGTTTACATGCCTCTGATGGCGAAATTCAGCTGGTCATTGCTGCTTATCTGCTGGGAAGTGCCTGTTTTCTGATCACAGGCGCCAGAGCAGGTGATTATCTTGGTAAAAAGAAAGTTTTTTTCTGGGGTATGTGCTGGTTTACACTTACCTCCTGCCTTTGTGGAGTATGTCAGACGCCCGCACAGCTGAATATTGCACGCTTTTTACAGGGTGTAAGTTCCGCTTTTATGGTCACGCAGTCCATTTCCCTGATACAGGTTCTATTCCCGGATGCCGGAGAAAGGGCCAAAGCCATCGGGTGGTACGGCATCACCTTAAGTATTGCTGCCATCATCGGGCAAATGCTGGGAGGTTATCTGGCGGAAACAGCTTTCCTCATTGCAGGCTGGCGGCTGATATTCTTCATCAACCTGCCGGTAGGAATAGCCGCTATGTGGGCCATTCACCGGTATCTGCATGAAACAGAAAAGACAACACAGGTACAATTTGACTATTCCGGCGCACTGTTGCTGACGGCATCATTAGGATGTCTGATATATGCCATTACCGAAGGCAGAGAACAGCATTGGCCATGGTGGAGCCTGGGGCTGCCGGTTCTATCAATTGCACTGATGGCTGTCTTTATCTTCCTGCAAAAGAAAAAAATGAGGACCGGCCGTCAACCACTGATCAACCTCCGGCTATTCAAACAGCCCGCGTTCAATATAGGCCTGCTGGCAGTATTGTTTCACTTCATGCTACATACCGCCTATTTACTGATGATGGCGGTATTCCTGCAAAAAGGCCTGGGGCTTTCAGCGCTGGCGTGTGGCGCCTGTTTTATTCCACATGCACTGCTATTTATGTTATCTTCTGTGATGGCTTCCCGCCTGCTGGTAACCTACGGCAGGCGTGTCCTGCAAATGGGGCTGCTCATCATCCTGTTGGCTTTTCTGCTGCATATATTTGTGGGCACTGACCCGCAGCATCCTTACCTGACGGTATTATTCATCTCCCTGTATGGCCTGGGAAATGGATTGGTACTGCCGTTTCTGTTAAATATTGTGTTAGATAATGTGCCGGTGGAAGATGCCGGTGCGGCTTCCGGTATTTTCTCTACTTTTCAGCAAACTGCTTCCGGACTGGGTATCAGTATCATTGGCGGGATCTTCTTTGCAGTAGTGGAATCCAGACCTGTGCCGCAGACATATGCCCTCGCCCTGCGTTACGGCCTCAGTGCAGGTATTGGTTGTCTGCTCATGGTGGCGCTCATGCTGGCATATCTGCCTGCTAAAGCAACAACTAATAAGGAAACCCTGATGAACCATGCATAG
- a CDS encoding PKD-like domain-containing protein — MKRTLLLNTLAAVIFFVTACTKEQYNTPAISGVGTDTIVLNIGDKFVLAPNITNVKGNDYAWLVNGKQMASGQVNYTFEATASGNFDITFKANNKGGTDQQTFKIFVEKVISLSIDKQLAVPMGKVLDISPTVTGPDRSDYTYEWSINDSVIGKQRNLSFISATAGSFELKLRATAGKQTATTTRTIAVAAAQYNQNAYTVLEYAPSPAKNFNWSIIGTASNWKFGDEYQLGYNAFLAKASDMRKANTAPGLVLGSWGGYAIFQFDHTVANAHGIPDLEVTATYSKLDLPAVYVAYDRNKNGKPDEDEWYEIKNADFGLEDMPDYQMTFTYDSTTTDAKRIYSYLSWKDNQATPVGGQIITNKTFSSSVNADGNISTRGFFPGLAVTDFSTKATAMLDGWKTSFIRKGKRITRNVTGGNPFQQTLNIDIDLAVDKNGESVQLPGIDFVKVQRVIYPFEQDYINAGGAMVDSNMDEGRMLQVGSILDKHLKN, encoded by the coding sequence ATGAAAAGGACCTTATTGCTGAACACACTGGCAGCAGTTATTTTTTTCGTTACTGCCTGCACGAAAGAACAATACAACACCCCTGCGATTTCCGGTGTGGGTACAGATACCATCGTACTGAATATCGGTGATAAATTTGTTCTGGCACCCAACATTACCAACGTGAAAGGCAATGATTATGCCTGGTTGGTAAATGGTAAACAAATGGCTTCCGGACAGGTCAATTACACTTTTGAGGCTACCGCATCCGGCAATTTCGATATTACGTTTAAAGCAAATAATAAAGGTGGTACAGACCAGCAGACATTTAAAATTTTTGTAGAGAAAGTAATTAGCTTGTCGATAGATAAACAGCTGGCGGTTCCCATGGGAAAAGTGCTGGATATTTCGCCAACCGTTACCGGCCCGGACAGGTCTGATTATACCTATGAGTGGTCTATCAATGACTCTGTCATAGGCAAACAACGTAACCTGAGCTTTATTTCTGCCACAGCCGGTAGTTTCGAACTGAAACTCCGTGCAACTGCAGGCAAGCAAACAGCTACGACTACACGTACCATTGCTGTAGCTGCTGCACAGTATAACCAAAACGCCTATACGGTACTGGAATATGCTCCTTCACCGGCTAAAAACTTTAACTGGTCTATCATCGGCACGGCTTCAAACTGGAAGTTCGGCGATGAATACCAGCTGGGATATAATGCCTTCCTTGCCAAAGCAAGTGACATGAGAAAGGCGAATACTGCGCCAGGCTTAGTGTTAGGATCATGGGGCGGTTATGCCATCTTCCAGTTCGATCATACCGTTGCCAATGCACACGGCATCCCTGACCTGGAAGTAACTGCCACCTACTCCAAACTGGACTTACCGGCTGTTTACGTTGCCTATGACCGTAACAAAAACGGAAAGCCTGACGAAGATGAGTGGTATGAAATCAAAAATGCTGACTTCGGCCTGGAAGATATGCCTGATTACCAGATGACATTTACCTACGACAGCACCACAACAGATGCCAAAAGAATATACAGCTACCTCAGCTGGAAAGATAACCAGGCTACGCCTGTTGGTGGCCAGATAATTACCAACAAAACCTTCAGTAGTTCTGTCAATGCTGACGGAAATATTTCTACCAGAGGGTTCTTTCCCGGCCTTGCTGTCACCGACTTCAGCACTAAAGCAACAGCGATGCTCGACGGATGGAAAACTTCGTTTATCCGTAAAGGTAAACGCATTACCAGGAACGTAACCGGTGGAAATCCATTCCAGCAAACACTCAATATCGATATAGATCTCGCCGTAGATAAAAACGGAGAAAGCGTACAGCTGCCGGGTATCGACTTCGTGAAAGTACAGAGAGTGATTTATCCTTTTGAACAGGATTATATCAATGCAGGCGGCGCCATGGTCGACTCCAATATGGACGAAGGACGCATGTTGCAAGTGGGTTCGATATTAGACAAACACCTCAAAAATTAA
- a CDS encoding DUF5074 domain-containing protein yields the protein MKKSVLAVGAVIAIGAVSCSKKDSTLPTPGAAEIVNLQAQTSVAQEDTLTFKAKADAGSTFAWSVDGKDAAVTDSIFKFVSTSLGDHTIGLTAVKNGQQVTSQSTITVYGKYKFGTFVLNEGNMTTENGSLVFISPKGVVTDSAYFRVNSSDLGNVAQDLFILRNKIYIISQNGKKNAVGTGFTNDGLLVVANAETLKKEAAYNDELSTLSWPTHVAALDEENIIIRDNNGLYRFNSTTKVLTFIKGSKSASKMTMAVSNNKIFAAAGTKVYVVEANKDTLSYGLDMKASVSGVVKASDGNIYVSTTGSPSKISKINYRDYSLIKANEISTGSLSAGFGATPGITAKGDTLYFSGAGTKIYRHIFSLNTTEFMVDAKTMVENANIVYNNIAVHPITGEVYLNTIKAYGWDFLINNTSVFNFSGKAALSANYKNYTHFPAGTFFTWSFN from the coding sequence ATGAAAAAAAGCGTATTAGCAGTGGGGGCAGTCATTGCCATCGGAGCCGTATCCTGCTCTAAGAAAGACTCAACATTACCTACACCTGGTGCAGCGGAAATTGTAAATCTGCAGGCACAGACCAGCGTAGCACAGGAAGACACCCTGACATTCAAGGCAAAAGCGGATGCAGGCAGCACCTTTGCATGGTCTGTAGATGGAAAAGATGCAGCAGTAACCGATTCTATCTTCAAATTTGTTTCAACCAGCCTGGGCGATCATACCATCGGCCTGACAGCCGTTAAAAATGGTCAGCAGGTGACTTCACAGTCTACCATCACCGTATACGGAAAATACAAATTCGGTACATTCGTCTTGAACGAAGGTAACATGACCACCGAAAACGGATCCCTGGTATTCATCAGCCCTAAAGGTGTGGTAACTGATAGCGCTTACTTCAGAGTGAATAGCAGCGATCTGGGCAACGTAGCACAAGACCTGTTCATCCTGCGTAATAAAATCTATATCATTTCACAGAATGGCAAGAAGAACGCAGTGGGTACCGGGTTTACCAACGACGGCCTGCTCGTAGTTGCCAATGCGGAAACACTGAAAAAAGAAGCGGCCTACAATGATGAGCTGTCTACCCTCAGCTGGCCTACCCACGTGGCAGCCCTGGACGAAGAGAATATCATCATCCGCGACAACAATGGTTTATACAGATTTAATTCTACCACGAAAGTGCTGACCTTTATCAAAGGTTCCAAATCTGCATCAAAAATGACCATGGCTGTATCCAACAACAAAATCTTTGCTGCCGCCGGCACTAAAGTTTATGTAGTGGAAGCAAATAAAGATACCCTGAGCTATGGCCTGGACATGAAGGCTTCCGTTAGTGGTGTAGTGAAAGCCAGCGACGGCAATATCTATGTTTCTACCACCGGTTCTCCATCTAAAATTTCTAAAATCAACTACAGGGATTACTCACTGATTAAGGCAAATGAAATCAGTACAGGTAGCCTGAGCGCTGGTTTCGGTGCTACCCCTGGTATCACTGCAAAAGGCGACACCCTGTATTTCAGCGGCGCCGGCACTAAAATCTACCGCCATATTTTCAGCTTAAATACCACCGAATTTATGGTAGATGCTAAAACAATGGTAGAAAATGCCAACATCGTTTACAACAACATCGCAGTGCATCCAATCACCGGCGAAGTATACCTGAATACCATCAAGGCGTATGGCTGGGACTTCCTGATCAACAACACCAGTGTATTCAACTTTAGCGGCAAAGCAGCTTTAAGCGCTAACTACAAGAATTATACGCATTTCCCTGCAGGTACGTTCTTCACCTGGTCATTCAATTAA
- a CDS encoding TraB/GumN family protein, which translates to MKRLDSMPQRWPISARFIGMKILVILMINTNPIAAQQPTPTLLWQVTGKNIRDTSYLFGTFHEISPSFFIKYPKAMQLLQHADKVVLETKLSGNQLADNTPVSQYDRKKWEQLLKPAQLAIFQQFTARAEDSSYYSMTPVYAALTLNRSYIKSYCETDPDSFNMRMDDFIEQEGQKNNKPIIGLEENQTSILNDISTTTSDSKLYADLVITLMEQMLADATASPVCTLVRQYRQLELDYQLEQPAPPLNADLLHDRNMSWLKQLPSLFARGRCFIAVGIRHLCYNEGLICALRKQGYTVTPVIAKNNL; encoded by the coding sequence ATGAAAAGATTAGATAGTATGCCGCAGCGGTGGCCGATATCCGCTCGTTTTATTGGTATGAAAATACTGGTGATATTAATGATTAACACCAACCCTATTGCTGCACAACAGCCAACACCTACCTTATTGTGGCAGGTGACCGGAAAAAACATCCGGGACACCAGTTACCTGTTTGGTACCTTTCATGAAATAAGTCCTTCTTTCTTTATAAAATATCCAAAGGCTATGCAACTGCTGCAACACGCAGATAAAGTAGTGCTGGAAACAAAGCTCTCCGGAAATCAGCTGGCTGATAATACACCCGTATCACAGTATGATCGGAAAAAATGGGAGCAATTGCTAAAACCCGCACAGCTAGCCATTTTCCAGCAATTCACAGCCAGGGCAGAAGATTCCAGCTATTACAGCATGACGCCCGTTTACGCGGCATTGACGCTCAATCGTTCCTATATTAAAAGTTATTGTGAAACTGATCCCGATAGCTTCAATATGCGAATGGATGACTTCATTGAGCAAGAGGGCCAGAAAAATAATAAACCAATCATCGGACTGGAAGAAAATCAGACCAGCATACTGAATGACATTTCAACAACTACGAGTGACTCAAAATTATATGCTGATCTGGTAATAACACTGATGGAGCAAATGCTGGCAGATGCTACAGCGTCACCTGTCTGCACCCTGGTCCGGCAATACCGCCAGCTGGAACTTGACTACCAGTTAGAGCAGCCGGCTCCTCCGCTAAATGCAGATTTGTTGCATGACAGGAATATGAGCTGGTTAAAGCAGTTACCCTCGCTATTTGCCCGGGGGCGTTGCTTTATAGCCGTTGGCATACGGCATTTATGCTATAACGAGGGACTTATCTGCGCTTTACGTAAGCAGGGTTATACAGTTACACCTGTTATAGCAAAAAATAATTTATAA
- a CDS encoding SDR family NAD(P)-dependent oxidoreductase has translation MPKTVLVLGANSDVAKEAILLYLDKGYQVIAASRSTTDIAAFMAARNAPTGQLSICYFDATAFEEHEKFYASLPAKPHIVVYAAGFQVTNDEALISWAGSYRMMQVHYAGAVSIINIIISDRENTRLERIIGLSSLSGVRGRKSNFVYGSTKAAFTQYLAGLRQYLFARKVIVNVIVAGYIRSKMTAGLDLPESLLMEPAFIASAIVNAGTGFTIVPGIKWKFIHQVLKYMPEKLAARLP, from the coding sequence ATGCCCAAAACTGTTCTGGTACTCGGTGCCAATTCCGATGTAGCGAAAGAAGCCATCCTCCTTTACCTGGATAAAGGCTACCAGGTGATAGCCGCCTCCCGCAGCACTACTGACATAGCCGCATTTATGGCGGCAAGAAATGCGCCCACCGGCCAGCTCTCTATCTGCTACTTCGATGCCACTGCATTTGAGGAACATGAAAAGTTTTATGCATCATTGCCGGCAAAACCACATATCGTCGTGTATGCTGCCGGCTTCCAGGTCACCAACGACGAAGCGCTGATCAGCTGGGCAGGCAGTTACCGCATGATGCAGGTCCACTATGCCGGCGCTGTTTCCATTATCAATATCATCATCAGTGACCGCGAAAACACGCGCCTGGAACGGATCATCGGACTTTCTTCCCTCTCCGGTGTGAGAGGAAGAAAGAGCAATTTCGTGTATGGCAGTACTAAAGCAGCGTTTACCCAATACCTGGCCGGATTGCGCCAATACCTGTTTGCCAGAAAGGTGATCGTAAATGTCATCGTAGCGGGTTATATACGTAGTAAGATGACCGCCGGGCTAGACCTGCCGGAATCGCTGCTGATGGAGCCCGCCTTCATCGCCAGCGCCATCGTAAACGCCGGCACTGGCTTCACCATCGTACCTGGTATCAAATGGAAATTCATCCACCAGGTATTAAAATATATGCCTGAGAAATTAGCTGCCAGATTACCGTAG